A single Brucella intermedia LMG 3301 DNA region contains:
- the ntrC gene encoding nitrogen regulation protein NR(I), with translation MIAGRPSGTILVADDDAAIRTVLNQALSRAGYDVRVTSNAASLWRWVAAGDGDLVITDVNMPDENAFDLLPRVKKMRPDLPVVVMSAQNTFMTAIRASEAGAYEYLPKPFDLTELINIAGRALSEPKNKPAAALSDEQADNMPLVGRSPAMQEIYRLLARMMQTDLTVMVTGESGTGKELVARALHEYGRRRKGPFVAINMAAIPRDLIESELFGHEKGAFTGAQNRSSGRFEQANGGTLFLDEIGDMPMEAQTRLLRVLQQGEYMTVGGRTPIRTDVRIVAATNKDLRQLIAQGLFREDLYYRLNVVPLRLPPLRERSEDVADLVRHFFKRAAEEGLPEKRISTAGLEMMRRYPWPGNVRELENLVRRLAALYPQEEISPEIIETELRAELTKPDVVPAGAGDIENISISQAVEQNMQRYFASFGSDLPPPGLYHRVLAELEYPLILACLTATRGNQIKAADLLGLNRNTLRKKIRELGVNIYRGNKGN, from the coding sequence ATGATCGCAGGACGTCCGTCTGGAACCATATTGGTGGCGGATGACGATGCCGCCATTCGGACAGTGCTGAACCAGGCCTTGTCGCGTGCAGGCTACGATGTACGCGTGACTTCCAATGCTGCTTCGCTCTGGCGGTGGGTGGCGGCAGGTGACGGCGATCTGGTCATTACCGACGTCAATATGCCCGACGAAAACGCCTTCGACCTTCTCCCGCGCGTCAAGAAGATGCGCCCGGACCTTCCGGTCGTCGTCATGAGTGCGCAGAACACATTCATGACGGCAATCCGGGCATCCGAGGCGGGAGCGTACGAATATCTGCCGAAGCCATTCGATCTCACGGAGCTCATCAATATAGCCGGTCGAGCGCTGTCGGAGCCCAAGAACAAGCCCGCCGCAGCCCTTTCCGACGAGCAGGCAGACAACATGCCGCTGGTTGGCCGCTCGCCTGCGATGCAGGAAATCTACCGTTTGCTGGCGCGCATGATGCAGACGGATTTGACCGTCATGGTGACAGGTGAATCCGGTACGGGCAAGGAACTGGTTGCGCGCGCCCTTCATGAATACGGGCGTCGCCGAAAAGGACCCTTTGTTGCGATCAATATGGCGGCAATCCCGCGCGATCTGATCGAGTCTGAACTGTTCGGTCATGAGAAGGGCGCTTTCACCGGAGCACAAAACCGCTCGAGCGGCCGCTTCGAGCAGGCAAATGGCGGCACGCTGTTTCTTGATGAGATTGGCGATATGCCAATGGAAGCGCAAACCCGTCTTCTGCGTGTGCTGCAACAGGGCGAGTATATGACAGTCGGCGGACGCACGCCGATCAGGACAGATGTGCGTATCGTTGCTGCAACCAACAAGGATTTGCGGCAGCTGATCGCGCAAGGACTGTTTCGCGAGGATCTCTATTACCGGCTGAATGTCGTACCTCTGCGTCTGCCGCCACTTCGCGAGCGCAGCGAGGACGTAGCCGATCTCGTGCGCCATTTTTTCAAGCGGGCTGCTGAAGAAGGACTGCCGGAGAAACGCATCAGCACTGCCGGTTTGGAAATGATGCGCCGCTATCCATGGCCGGGCAATGTCCGCGAGCTTGAAAATCTCGTGCGAAGACTTGCGGCACTTTATCCGCAAGAAGAAATTTCACCCGAAATTATCGAAACGGAGTTGCGGGCCGAGCTTACCAAACCGGATGTGGTTCCAGCAGGCGCCGGAGATATCGAAAATATCTCCATTTCACAGGCGGTCGAGCAGAACATGCAGCGCTATTTTGCGTCGTTCGGTTCGGATTTGCCACCGCCGGGCCTCTATCACAGGGTTCTGGCAGAACTGGAATATCCCCTGATCCTGGCGTGCCTTACGGCGACACGGGGAAATCAGATCAAGGCGGCCGATCTTCTGGGGCTGAACCGTAATACGCTGCGCAAGAAAATTCGTGAACTCGGTGTGAATATATATCGCGGAAACAAGGGAAATTAG
- a CDS encoding two-component system sensor histidine kinase NtrB gives MRERTEANGIPSVVLDAISQPVIMVSAENYIAYANLDAEQFFRSGSSILARNRLESFLPFGSPLLALVDQVRTSQMPVNEYRVDVSSPRLGAERIVDIYVAPVAELPGAVVILFKEKTMAEKIDRQMTHRGAARSVTGLASMLAHEIKNPLSGIRGAAQLLEQVVSDEDRALARLITDETDRIVSLVDRMEVFSDERPIERSAVNIHAVLDHVKAIAKNGFARKIRFVEDYDPSLPPVFANRDQLVQVFLNLLKNASEAIGEREGGEIVLSTAYRPGIRLQVPGARDRVALPLEFCVHDNGPGVPQDMLPHLFDPFVTTKTNGSGLGLALVAKIIGDHGGIIECDSHPSRTTFRVLMPAWKNTSGNTGDNA, from the coding sequence ATGCGCGAAAGAACAGAAGCGAACGGCATTCCTTCCGTCGTGCTCGATGCCATCAGCCAGCCGGTCATCATGGTCAGCGCCGAGAATTATATCGCCTATGCCAATCTGGATGCGGAACAATTCTTTCGTTCCGGCTCGTCTATTCTGGCGCGCAACCGACTGGAATCCTTTCTGCCTTTCGGCAGTCCGCTTCTGGCGCTGGTCGATCAGGTTCGCACCAGCCAGATGCCGGTGAATGAATATCGCGTGGATGTCTCGTCGCCGCGTCTTGGGGCCGAACGTATCGTTGATATTTACGTGGCGCCCGTCGCAGAACTGCCGGGAGCGGTGGTCATCCTCTTCAAGGAAAAGACGATGGCCGAAAAGATCGATCGGCAGATGACGCATCGCGGCGCTGCACGGTCGGTGACCGGGCTTGCATCGATGTTGGCCCATGAAATCAAGAACCCGCTTTCTGGTATCCGTGGCGCGGCGCAATTGCTGGAGCAGGTTGTCAGTGACGAGGACCGCGCCCTTGCGCGGCTTATTACTGACGAAACGGATCGGATAGTCTCACTTGTCGACCGCATGGAAGTTTTCTCGGATGAACGTCCTATCGAGCGCTCTGCGGTCAATATTCATGCGGTTCTGGATCATGTGAAGGCAATTGCGAAGAACGGGTTCGCGCGGAAGATTCGTTTCGTGGAAGATTATGATCCGTCGCTCCCGCCGGTCTTCGCCAATCGTGACCAACTCGTGCAGGTTTTTCTCAATTTGCTTAAGAATGCCTCGGAAGCCATCGGTGAGCGTGAGGGCGGCGAGATTGTTCTGTCCACGGCCTATCGTCCTGGCATTCGCCTCCAGGTCCCGGGCGCGCGGGACAGGGTGGCGCTGCCTCTCGAGTTCTGCGTGCATGATAATGGGCCGGGAGTGCCGCAGGACATGCTCCCGCATCTGTTCGATCCCTTCGTGACGACGAAGACTAACGGTTCCGGGCTCGGCCTGGCGCTGGTCGCGAAGATCATTGGTGATCATGGCGGCATCATCGAATGCGACAGCCATCCTTCGCGCACGACTTTTCGGGTTTTGATGCCTGCATGGAAAAATACGTCTGGAAATACTGGAGATAACGCATGA
- the dusB gene encoding tRNA dihydrouridine synthase DusB translates to MSFLDQPLNIGGVALANRVFLAPMSGVSDLPFRRRAAEAGAGMVVSEMVASAELCNRHRESLLRLSGEGLGTHVVQLAGREAHWMGEAARIAEGEGADIIDINMGCPAKKVTGGYSGSALMRDLDHAMTLVEATVNAVNVPVTLKMRLGWDEKSINAPELARRAESAGIAMVTVHGRTRCQFYEGKADWDAIRAVRDAVKIPLVANGDVACREDAEEILRRSGADAVMVGRASYGQPWLAGAIAGSDFAPKSRSEVLEYIIKHYEDMLDHYGSTTGVRHSRKHLGWYLDRHAGAACMPAEKADVMTQTDRQAVIDALRRIFTREVPEVALKEVA, encoded by the coding sequence GTGAGTTTTCTCGATCAACCTTTGAACATCGGCGGTGTGGCGCTTGCCAACCGCGTCTTTCTCGCGCCTATGTCGGGCGTTTCGGACCTTCCTTTCCGCAGGCGTGCCGCAGAGGCTGGCGCGGGCATGGTGGTGTCTGAAATGGTCGCCAGCGCCGAACTGTGCAACCGCCACAGGGAAAGTCTTCTGCGCCTTTCCGGAGAAGGGCTTGGAACACACGTTGTGCAACTCGCGGGACGTGAAGCCCATTGGATGGGCGAAGCGGCCAGGATCGCCGAAGGAGAAGGTGCTGATATCATCGATATCAATATGGGCTGTCCAGCCAAGAAAGTGACGGGCGGTTATTCCGGGTCTGCATTGATGCGCGATCTTGATCACGCAATGACGCTTGTGGAGGCCACCGTTAATGCGGTCAACGTTCCGGTTACGCTCAAGATGCGGCTGGGATGGGATGAGAAGAGCATCAATGCGCCTGAACTCGCAAGGCGGGCGGAAAGCGCCGGTATCGCCATGGTGACTGTGCATGGGCGGACCCGTTGCCAGTTTTATGAAGGCAAGGCGGACTGGGATGCAATTCGCGCCGTTCGCGATGCGGTCAAGATTCCGTTAGTCGCCAACGGGGATGTGGCGTGTCGGGAGGATGCCGAGGAAATTCTGCGCCGTTCCGGGGCGGACGCCGTGATGGTGGGACGTGCTTCTTATGGCCAGCCGTGGTTGGCCGGCGCAATCGCAGGAAGTGATTTTGCCCCAAAGTCGCGAAGTGAAGTTCTCGAATATATTATAAAGCATTACGAAGATATGCTCGACCACTATGGAAGCACGACGGGTGTCCGTCATTCCCGTAAACATCTTGGCTGGTATCTTGATCGTCATGCGGGTGCGGCATGTATGCCTGCCGAGAAAGCGGATGTTATGACTCAAACCGACCGGCAAGCCGTTATCGATGCTTTGCGCCGCATCTTCACGCGCGAAGTTCCGGAAGTCGCGCTCAAAGAGGTTGCCTGA
- a CDS encoding bifunctional 2-C-methyl-D-erythritol 4-phosphate cytidylyltransferase/2-C-methyl-D-erythritol 2,4-cyclodiphosphate synthase, with protein sequence MGTQPLAEATTITKIAAVIVAAGRGERAGQSVEGPKQYRRIGGEAVLARTLRVFIDCPLVDSIAVVIHPDDHALYERALPENRSNILVVNGGPTRQESTRLGLRALQDSAPQYVMIHDGVRPFVGQDLLKRIVENLAPDEGVLPALAVSDTLKQSSTDGTVKTTVPRAGLFAAQTPQAFPYAPILNAHEKAFAINRSDFTDDAAIAEWQGIAVRIIEGSADNTKLTWAKDIEMADKRLRQDHVSFPDIRTGNGYDVHSFEPGDHVTLCGVKIPHEAKLNGHSDADVGLHALTDALLATRGAGDIGTHFPPSDPQWKGAASRIFVEHAANIVREAGGRIANVDVTFISEAPKIGPHRIAMTEALCDMLGIAADRVSVKATTNEKLGFVGRREGIAAIATATVIYPGEVPE encoded by the coding sequence TTGGGAACACAACCCTTGGCAGAGGCGACAACCATTACAAAGATTGCAGCAGTCATTGTGGCAGCTGGCCGCGGAGAGCGAGCCGGGCAGAGTGTCGAGGGGCCGAAACAGTACCGGCGCATCGGCGGCGAAGCCGTGCTTGCCCGTACTTTGCGCGTCTTTATCGACTGCCCGCTGGTTGATAGTATCGCTGTTGTGATTCATCCTGACGATCATGCGCTTTATGAACGCGCCCTTCCGGAAAACAGAAGCAATATTCTGGTTGTGAACGGCGGCCCCACCCGGCAGGAATCCACTCGTCTTGGTCTCCGTGCGTTGCAAGACTCTGCGCCGCAATATGTCATGATCCATGATGGCGTGAGGCCGTTCGTCGGTCAGGACTTGCTGAAGCGTATCGTTGAAAACCTTGCGCCGGATGAAGGCGTTCTGCCCGCATTGGCTGTCTCCGACACGCTCAAGCAGTCGTCCACGGACGGAACCGTAAAAACGACTGTGCCCCGCGCCGGTCTTTTTGCGGCGCAGACACCACAAGCGTTTCCCTACGCGCCGATCCTAAACGCGCATGAAAAGGCCTTCGCAATCAATCGTTCTGATTTCACGGATGATGCCGCCATTGCCGAATGGCAGGGCATTGCTGTTCGCATCATCGAAGGATCGGCAGACAATACAAAGCTTACCTGGGCAAAGGATATTGAAATGGCTGACAAGCGCCTGCGGCAAGACCACGTTTCGTTTCCCGACATTCGCACCGGCAATGGCTACGACGTTCATTCTTTTGAACCCGGCGATCATGTGACGCTGTGCGGTGTGAAAATCCCCCATGAAGCAAAACTCAACGGCCATTCAGATGCCGATGTCGGACTTCATGCGCTGACCGACGCCCTGCTTGCAACACGGGGAGCCGGCGATATCGGCACGCATTTCCCTCCTTCCGATCCGCAATGGAAAGGTGCGGCTTCCCGTATATTTGTCGAACATGCCGCCAATATCGTGCGTGAAGCAGGCGGTCGTATCGCCAATGTCGATGTGACCTTTATCAGCGAAGCACCAAAGATCGGCCCGCATCGCATAGCAATGACAGAAGCGCTTTGCGACATGCTGGGCATTGCAGCGGACCGCGTTTCCGTCAAAGCCACGACCAATGAAAAGCTGGGCTTCGTGGGACGTCGTGAGGGTATCGCAGCAATCGCAACGGCAACCGTCATCTATCCCGGCGAGGTTCCCGAATGA
- a CDS encoding CinA family protein, which yields MSALIAEEKAIVVLEACRNAGAMIATAESCTGGLIAGALTDIAGSSDVVDRGFVTYSNEAKAEMIEVPMELINRFGAVSKEVALSMAEGALARSRAGVTVAVTGVAGPGGGSDEKPVGLVHIASARKGYTTLHRECRFGQKTRADIRHATVLAALDLVLENLRQP from the coding sequence ATGAGCGCACTCATCGCAGAAGAAAAAGCCATTGTCGTGCTGGAGGCATGCCGCAACGCCGGTGCAATGATCGCAACGGCTGAATCCTGCACAGGTGGGTTGATAGCCGGAGCCTTGACCGATATCGCCGGGTCATCCGATGTCGTGGATCGCGGTTTTGTCACCTATTCCAATGAAGCAAAAGCCGAAATGATCGAAGTTCCGATGGAATTGATCAATCGCTTTGGCGCGGTTTCGAAAGAAGTAGCACTTTCCATGGCTGAAGGAGCACTTGCGCGGTCCCGCGCCGGTGTAACTGTGGCTGTTACCGGAGTTGCCGGACCTGGTGGGGGCTCCGATGAAAAGCCTGTGGGCCTTGTTCACATCGCCTCGGCGCGAAAAGGCTACACGACGCTTCACCGCGAATGCCGTTTCGGTCAAAAAACCAGAGCTGACATCCGCCACGCAACGGTTCTTGCTGCATTGGACCTCGTTCTGGAAAACCTTCGACAGCCCTGA
- a CDS encoding SDR family NAD(P)-dependent oxidoreductase — MRFDGKVAIVTGGASGIGEATARAFIREGANVVIADYSDHGQQLANELAGGSERALFVKTDVADTKAVQALIAKTVETYGRLDIMFANAGIAADGPIDELDETAWQKTIDINLTGVYLCDKYAIDQMRSQGGGVIVNCGSIHSHVGKSGVTAYAAAKGGVKLLTQTLAIDYGAQNIRVNAVCPGYIDTPLLKDIPEDKKEALVALHPIGRLGRAEEVASVVLFLASDEASFVTGASILVDGGYTAQ; from the coding sequence ATGCGTTTCGACGGAAAGGTGGCAATCGTTACCGGTGGGGCAAGCGGCATTGGTGAAGCAACCGCTCGAGCTTTCATTCGCGAGGGAGCGAATGTCGTCATCGCCGATTATTCTGATCACGGCCAGCAGTTGGCAAATGAGCTTGCAGGCGGCAGCGAGCGGGCATTATTCGTCAAGACCGATGTGGCCGACACGAAAGCCGTGCAGGCGCTGATTGCTAAAACCGTCGAAACCTATGGGCGCCTCGACATCATGTTCGCCAATGCAGGCATCGCCGCAGATGGCCCGATTGATGAACTGGACGAAACTGCATGGCAGAAAACCATCGATATCAATCTTACCGGCGTCTATCTTTGCGATAAATACGCCATCGACCAGATGCGTTCGCAAGGCGGCGGTGTGATCGTGAATTGCGGGTCCATCCATAGTCATGTCGGAAAATCTGGTGTCACGGCTTATGCGGCAGCAAAGGGAGGTGTGAAACTCCTGACGCAGACGCTCGCAATTGACTATGGAGCGCAGAACATTCGGGTAAATGCAGTCTGCCCCGGCTATATCGACACACCGCTGCTCAAGGATATACCCGAAGACAAGAAAGAGGCTCTGGTAGCCTTGCATCCAATTGGCCGGCTCGGACGCGCCGAGGAAGTTGCCAGCGTCGTGCTCTTCCTGGCGAGCGACGAGGCTTCCTTCGTCACCGGTGCGTCCATATTGGTCGATGGCGGTTATACGGCGCAATAA
- a CDS encoding type II toxin-antitoxin system RatA family toxin yields the protein MPQFTTVRRVHHRAEQMFGLVADVEKYPEFLPMCEALSVRSRKERDGKALLIADMTVGYKLIRETFTSQVLLKPEDNVIDVKYLDGPFRYLDNRWTFKPVGDGGECDVEFFIDYEFKSRTLGLLMGTMFDLAFKKFSEAFEKRADQIYGTA from the coding sequence ATGCCGCAGTTCACAACCGTCAGGCGGGTGCATCACCGGGCAGAGCAGATGTTCGGGCTCGTAGCGGATGTGGAGAAATATCCGGAATTTCTGCCAATGTGCGAGGCTTTGTCGGTTCGCTCCCGCAAGGAGCGTGACGGCAAGGCCCTTCTCATTGCCGACATGACGGTTGGTTACAAGCTCATACGCGAGACATTTACCAGCCAGGTTCTGCTGAAGCCTGAGGATAATGTCATTGATGTTAAGTATCTCGACGGGCCGTTTCGCTATCTCGACAATCGCTGGACCTTTAAACCCGTGGGTGATGGCGGCGAATGTGATGTCGAGTTCTTCATCGATTACGAGTTCAAGAGCCGGACGCTTGGTCTTCTCATGGGAACCATGTTCGATCTAGCTTTCAAGAAGTTTTCCGAAGCTTTCGAGAAACGGGCCGATCAGATTTACGGAACGGCCTGA
- the lipA gene encoding lipoyl synthase, whose protein sequence is MVTVLDLVNQGKRERHPEKAHRPDNVVLKKPDWIRVKAPVSRGYSETRDIVRSNKLVTVCEEAGCPNIGECWEKKHATFMIMGEICTRACAFCNVSTGIPTALDPNEPENVAKAVKQMGLTHVVITSVDRDDLADGGAQHFAEVIQAIREATPATTIEILTPDFLRKEGALEIVVKARPDVFNHNLETVPSKYLKVRPGARYFHSIRLLQRVKELDPTIFTKSGIMVGLGEERNEILQLMDDLRSADVDFMTIGQYLQPTRKHHPVIRFVTPDEFKSFETIGRTKGFLLVASSPLTRSSHHAGDDFAKLRAAREAQIAARA, encoded by the coding sequence ATGGTTACAGTTCTCGATCTGGTGAACCAAGGCAAGCGCGAACGGCATCCAGAAAAGGCGCATCGTCCGGACAATGTTGTCCTGAAGAAGCCGGACTGGATCCGCGTCAAGGCTCCTGTCTCGCGTGGCTATAGCGAAACGCGCGATATCGTTCGCTCGAACAAGCTGGTTACGGTTTGTGAGGAGGCTGGTTGTCCGAATATCGGCGAGTGCTGGGAAAAGAAGCACGCCACCTTCATGATCATGGGCGAGATTTGCACACGCGCCTGCGCATTCTGCAATGTCTCGACCGGCATTCCAACCGCACTTGATCCGAATGAACCGGAAAATGTCGCGAAGGCCGTCAAGCAGATGGGCCTGACGCATGTGGTCATCACTTCGGTGGATCGCGACGATCTTGCCGACGGTGGTGCCCAGCATTTTGCGGAGGTTATTCAGGCTATCCGCGAAGCCACGCCTGCGACCACGATCGAAATCCTGACGCCGGATTTCCTGCGCAAGGAAGGCGCTCTTGAAATCGTCGTTAAGGCACGTCCGGACGTGTTCAACCACAATCTGGAAACCGTTCCTTCGAAGTATCTCAAGGTTCGTCCCGGCGCCCGGTACTTCCATTCGATCCGCCTCCTGCAGCGCGTCAAGGAGCTCGATCCAACCATTTTCACCAAGTCCGGCATTATGGTTGGCCTTGGCGAAGAGCGGAATGAAATCCTTCAGCTGATGGATGATCTTCGTTCGGCTGATGTGGACTTCATGACCATCGGTCAGTACCTTCAGCCGACCCGCAAGCATCATCCTGTCATTCGCTTCGTGACCCCTGATGAATTCAAGTCGTTCGAAACGATTGGCCGGACGAAGGGCTTCCTGTTGGTCGCATCCAGCCCGTTGACCCGCTCGTCGCATCATGCTGGCGATGATTTTGCCAAGCTGAGGGCAGCCCGCGAGGCGCAGATCGCAGCCAGGGCCTAG
- the lpdA gene encoding dihydrolipoyl dehydrogenase, whose product MADIYDVIVIGSGPGGYVTAIRAAQLGLKTAIVEREHLGGICLNWGCIPTKALLRSAEILHFGEHAKDYGLKLDGTITPDVKAVVQRSRGVSARLNGGVGFLMKKNKIDVIWGEAKLVNAASGSNPVEISVGKSSKQPMQPQNPVPKGVLGEGSYKAKHVIVATGARPRSLPGIEPDGKLIWTYFEAMVPQELPKSMLVMGSGAIGIEFASFYNDMGVDVTVVELMPQIMPVEDAEISALARKQLEKRGLKIITDAKVTKVEKGANNVTAHIETKDGKTQSLTVDRMISAVGVQGNIENLGLEALGVKTDRGCVVIDGYGKTNVAGIYAIGDVAGPPMLAHKAEHEGVICIEKIAGLPNVHPLEKNMIPGCTYCNPQVASVGLTEAKAKEKGYDIRVGRYSFAANGKAIALGEDQGLVKTVFDKKTGQLLGAHMVGAEVTELIQGFVIAMNLETTEEELMHSVFPHPTLSEMMKESVLDAYGRVLNA is encoded by the coding sequence ATGGCCGACATTTACGACGTTATTGTTATCGGCTCGGGCCCGGGTGGTTATGTAACCGCAATCCGCGCTGCGCAGCTTGGCCTCAAGACGGCTATCGTCGAGCGCGAACATCTGGGCGGCATTTGCCTCAACTGGGGCTGTATTCCTACCAAGGCACTGTTGCGCTCGGCGGAAATCCTGCATTTTGGCGAACATGCCAAGGATTACGGCCTCAAGTTGGATGGTACGATCACACCTGATGTGAAGGCTGTCGTACAGCGCTCGCGCGGTGTTTCGGCCCGGCTTAACGGCGGCGTCGGGTTCTTGATGAAGAAGAACAAGATTGATGTGATCTGGGGTGAGGCAAAGCTGGTAAACGCTGCTTCGGGCAGCAATCCGGTCGAGATTTCGGTCGGGAAGTCGTCAAAGCAGCCGATGCAGCCGCAGAACCCCGTTCCCAAGGGCGTTCTGGGCGAGGGCAGCTACAAGGCGAAGCATGTCATCGTCGCCACCGGCGCGCGTCCGCGTTCTCTGCCGGGCATCGAGCCGGACGGCAAGCTGATCTGGACCTATTTCGAGGCAATGGTTCCGCAGGAACTGCCGAAATCCATGCTTGTGATGGGCTCGGGTGCAATCGGCATCGAGTTTGCCTCTTTCTACAACGACATGGGCGTCGACGTGACGGTCGTGGAGTTGATGCCGCAGATCATGCCTGTTGAGGATGCGGAAATTTCCGCACTCGCTCGCAAGCAGCTTGAAAAGCGCGGCCTGAAGATCATTACCGATGCCAAGGTTACAAAGGTGGAGAAGGGCGCAAATAATGTGACCGCTCACATCGAGACCAAGGACGGCAAGACGCAGTCGCTAACCGTTGACCGCATGATTTCGGCTGTTGGTGTTCAAGGGAATATTGAAAACCTCGGCCTCGAAGCTCTCGGCGTAAAAACCGACCGTGGATGCGTTGTCATCGACGGTTATGGCAAGACCAATGTTGCGGGCATCTATGCTATCGGCGACGTTGCCGGCCCGCCTATGCTTGCACACAAAGCTGAGCATGAAGGAGTTATCTGTATCGAGAAGATTGCCGGTCTTCCGAATGTGCATCCGCTCGAAAAGAACATGATTCCGGGCTGCACCTATTGTAATCCGCAGGTTGCGTCGGTTGGTCTGACCGAAGCAAAGGCCAAGGAAAAGGGTTACGATATTCGCGTCGGCCGCTATTCCTTTGCCGCAAACGGCAAGGCGATTGCGCTTGGTGAAGACCAGGGACTGGTCAAGACCGTCTTTGACAAGAAGACGGGACAGCTGCTCGGCGCCCATATGGTCGGAGCGGAAGTGACCGAACTCATCCAGGGGTTCGTGATCGCCATGAACCTTGAAACAACTGAGGAAGAACTGATGCATTCGGTCTTCCCGCATCCGACGCTTTCGGAAATGATGAAGGAAAGCGTTCTGGACGCTTATGGTCGCGTGCTGAATGCATAA
- a CDS encoding GNAT family N-acetyltransferase: MAGQLNLRPAQRREAAEIAILVDISSHGFASWLWYGAVLDGRTETAMERGRQYMRADGTEGWQSTTIAEWAGDIAGLSIGFTLDNSLNDTPPQHPVLDQLIDLQRTVIGNRFIDSVGVYREFRGKGIGRALVANEIELARRNGNPGISLITESHNDVALSLYGAHGFKEIERLEAIERIGQDKRHDWVLLTREVH; the protein is encoded by the coding sequence ATGGCTGGACAACTGAACCTACGCCCGGCTCAACGCCGTGAAGCCGCAGAGATCGCCATTCTTGTCGATATCTCTTCGCACGGTTTTGCGTCATGGCTCTGGTACGGGGCCGTTCTCGATGGACGGACTGAAACGGCCATGGAACGGGGGCGGCAGTATATGCGCGCTGACGGGACCGAAGGCTGGCAGAGCACTACGATTGCCGAATGGGCAGGCGACATTGCCGGACTTTCGATCGGCTTCACACTCGATAACAGTTTGAACGACACCCCGCCGCAGCATCCGGTTCTCGATCAGCTGATCGACCTGCAGCGCACGGTGATAGGCAACCGTTTCATAGACAGCGTTGGCGTTTATCGGGAGTTTCGCGGCAAAGGAATTGGCCGCGCCCTTGTCGCCAATGAAATCGAACTGGCACGCCGGAACGGTAATCCGGGAATCAGTCTGATAACCGAAAGCCACAACGATGTGGCGCTCTCCCTTTACGGCGCCCATGGTTTCAAGGAAATTGAGCGGCTCGAAGCGATAGAACGCATTGGGCAGGACAAAAGACACGACTGGGTGCTGCTCACCCGAGAAGTGCACTGA